The Acidimicrobiales bacterium genomic sequence CCCGAAACCGACAAACAATCGTTGGTGGTGGCATTGCGGGCAATCGTCGAGGAGTTCGCACGATGACCATCGACGAGAACCTGTACCGCGTGCTGGCCCATGTGGATCACCAGCGAGAATTCATCATCACCGGCGACCAGACCCTGACCTATGGGAAGGTCTTCGAGATGGCCGCCCGCTTTGCGGCATCGATGGTCGGCCTGGGTGTAGGGCCGGGCGACCGGGTTGTGGTGCAGGTGTCGAAGAGCGTCGACGCGCTCGCCCTGTATCTGGGTTGCCTTCAACTCGGAGCGGTTCAGGTGCCGCTGAACACCGCCTACACCGCAGCCGAGGTCGGCTATTTCGTCGACGACAGCGAACCGTCGCTGGTGGTGCTCGACCCCGGCTCGCCGCAACCCACCGCAGACCACGCCTGTGCGATGGTCGATCTGGGCGAGCTGGCGAGGCTGGCCGACCAAGCGCAAGCCAGCGAGCAGGTCACGAGCCGTGGTGGCCGCGACCTGGCGATGATGCTGTACACGTCGGGAACCACCGGTCGCTCGAAGGGAGCGATGCTGTCGCACGCAGCCCTGATCGCAAACGGCAGGGGCCTGAACCAGATCTGGGGCTTTCGGCCCGACGACACCCTGGTTCACATCCTGCCGATATTCCACGTGCACGGGCTCTTCGTCGCACTGCACAGCGCAATGTTGTCGGGAGCCCGGGTCGAGTACTTCGACCGTTTCGATGTCGACCAAACGATCGACGCCCTTGCGCGGTCAACGGTGATGATGGGTGTTCCGACCCACTACACCAGGCTGATGGCCAGCCCGCGGCTCGATCCAGATGCCTGTTCGTCGATGCGTCTGTTCACATCGGGTTCGGCCCCCATGACGGCCCAGGTCCACGAAGAGTTCACCGCCCGCACCCGACACCAGATCGTCGAGCGGTACGGGATGACCGAGTGCGGCATCATCACCTCGAACCCGCTAGATGGCAATCGCGTTCCCGGCACCGTCGGCTTTGCGTTGCCCCACACCGAGATCAGGGTCACACGCGACGGCGAGGTGGTCGAGGCGGGCGAAGCCGGCATCGTCGAGGTTCGTGGCCCTGGACTGTTCGACGGCTACTGGCGCCTGCCGGACAAGACCGCAGAAGAGATGCGCCCGGGTGGATGGTTCGTCACCGGCGACGTCGGCCACACCTCCGCCGATGGCCGGCTGACCCTGGAAGGACGCGCTGGCGACATGATCATCTCGGGCGGCTACAACATCTATCCCAAGGAGATCGAACTGGTGCTCGACGAGGTTCCTGGCATCGCCGAGTCGGCCGTCATCGGGGTTCCGCACCCCGATTTCGGTGAAGCGGTCGTGGCGGTCGTGGCGGGGGCCTGGGACGAGGCGTCGGTCAGGCCGGCACTCGACCAACACCTGGCCCGCTTCAAGCACCCACGCCACCACATCCAACTCGAGAACCTCCCCAGAAACGCCATGGGAAAGGTCCAAAAGGCGGCATTGCGAGAGCAGTACCGCCACCTGTTCAGCGACTGAGTTCGCGGGCCCTGGCAAACACAGCGTCGAGCATGTCGGGCGTCAGACGCCCGGTGAAGGTGTTCTGTTGGCTCGGATGGAACGAGCAGATGATGGTTCGGCCATCGGGCAGCCGAGCCTCGACCCCGTGGCCGAACTTGGGTCGGGGCCTCAACCCCAAGAGTGTGGAGGCCACGCCGTAGCCGAACTGCCCGAGAGCCACGAACACTTCGACGTCTTCGAGCAGTTCGAGCTCGCGTTCCAGGAACGGCCGGCAGCGGTCACGCTCTTCGGTGGTGGGCTTGTTGGCCGGGGGCGCGCACCGCACAGCCGCCGTCACATAGGCACCGATCAACTCGAGACCATCGCCAGGACCCACCGACTCGGGCTGGTTGGCGAATCCGGTCCGGAACATCGACGCAAAGAGAAAGTCGCCCGAGCGATCGCCGGTGAACACCCGCCCGGTGCGGTTGGCCCCGTGGGCCGCAGGCGCCAGGCCGATCACCATGACCTTTGCCGCAGGGTCACCGAAGCCGGCGACGGCTTTGCCCCAGTACTGCTGGTCACGAAAGGCCGCTCGCTTGTCTCGGGCCACCTGTTCGCGCCAGTCGACGAGGCGGTCGCATGCACGACAATCGGCGATCTCGCAAGCCAAGAGCTCCAGCTGCCTGCGCCTCTCCATGCAATCGACCCTACCGCCGCCGGGTAGCTCAACTGCTCGACCGGTAGGGCCCGATAGTCGGATAGCTTTCTGGACGTGCCCAGCCCGAAACCCAAACCAACCCTGGTCCTGCTCGTGCGTCACGGCAAGACCCCGACCACGGGCGACGAGCTCCCCGGCCGGACGCCAGGCCTCCACCTTGCCGAGAAGGGCCAGCTCCAAGCCCAGGCTGCGGCCGACCGCATCGCTGAACTGGGCTCGAAGGTCACCGCCGTCTATGCGTCACCGCTCGAGCGCACGCGCGAGACGGCAGCCCCGATCGCAAAGGCCCTGGGCCTGCGCGTCCGAAGCAACAAGGGCCTGATCGAGCTGAACGTCGGAGACTGGACGGGACGGCGCCTGAAAGACCTGGCGAAGCTGCCCGAGTGGAAGACAGTCCAGAAGTATCCCAGCGGCTTCACCTTCCCCGGGGGCGAGTCGTTCACGGCCATGAACGCCCGTATCAATGACACGGTCGCAGGCCTGGCCGCCGCACACGCCGGAGAGGCCATCGTGTGCGTTTCGCACGCCGACCCGATCAGGGCCTTGGTTGCCTCCGCCATGGGAACCCACCTCGACCTCTTCCAGCGAGTCGTGGTGTCGCCATGCTCGATCTCGGCCCTGCTGTACACCACCGAAGGCCCGGTGGTACTGGCTGTGAACTCGATCAGCGGACCACTGACCGAACTGGCCCCGGCCTGATCCTCAACCAGGAAGCGACATGAGCGAATCTTTCAACATGCTCGAGGTATCGAACCTCGTCACCGGAACCGTCGGAGAGCCCGGCCAGCGCATCTTCTTCCTCCAGGCTCGCGATACCCACAATCTGGTATCGCTGAAGTTGGAAAAGGGACAGGCCCACGCCTTGGCCAGCGGCATCCTCGAGATACTCGACGACCGGGGCGACACCTCAGACCCCATTCGTCCCGAAGACCTCGTCGAGCCCCTGATGGCCGCATGGACGGTCGCCTCTCTGGGCATTGGCATCGAGGAGGACGCAGACCGCGTCCACGTCATCGTCGAGGAACTCACCGACGACGAAGACGACGAACCGGCAACCGCGCGCTTTGGTCTCACGTTCGCCCAGGCCAGGGGTTTCGCCGGTCATGCACTGTTGCTGATCGAGCACGGCAGAGATTTCGGACGGCAGAACGGTCATCGGCCACACTGAGCCATGAGCGACCTGACCGCTCTTAGGGCTCTCGAGAGCAAGCTTCGCGAAGGCGAGGTCGAGGTCGAGGGGCGTATGCCCTGGTCCTCGAACCAGACGTTCCTGGTGCGGGTCGTCGACGACGAACACGTGCTGCCGGCGGTGTACAAGCCGGCGGCAGGCGAGAGGCCGCTTTGGGACTTTCCCCCCGGCTTGTACAGACGCGAGATCGCAGCGTACGAGCTTGCGATGGCGCTGGGGTGGCCCATAGTTCCGCCCACGATCGAACGCGAGGGACCATTCGGCAAGGGATCGGTTCAGCTATTGGTCGAAGCCGACTACGAGCAGCACTACTTCACGCTCGTCGAGGACACCTCGCATCACCCGGCCCTGAAGCGCCTGTGCCTGTTCGACCTGCTCGCCAACAACACCGACCGCAAGAGCGGCCACTGCCTGATCGACTCGACAGGCCACATCTGGGGCATCGACCACGGTCTTTGCTTCGCGGCCGACTTCAAGCTGCGAACAGTGATCTGGAACTTCGAGCACGAACCCATCGACGAGGGGTTGATGGCAGATGTGGTCGACCTGACGGAAGACTTTCCAGAGCAAATATCCGAGTTGCTCGACCACGACGAGGTTGCCGCGTTGTTACGCCGGGCCAATCGGGTCGTCGAGCACGGCCTGTTCCCCGACGACCCGACAGGGCGACGCTGGCCCTGGCCACTGGTGTGAACACCGACCACGACGTCGACCTTCACATCGACCGCGGCGACCTGGACGCGATCCTGCGCTCGATCGAAACCATCTGCGACCGGCAAGACTGGGTCGAGTTGGCCAGGGTGAACAACCGTTGCCGACGTGGCCACGAGCGGGGCCACCAACTCTGGCCGGCGGCGATGTATGGCGAGTACCGGCTGGTCCTGGGGGGCACGCCCGACCTGGCAGCACAGGTCGTCGTCGAGTCTCCCGGGGTGTTCGCAGTGGGACCTCTGGCCGAGGTCGCTGCCCACGCTCATCTGTGGGACGACATCGAACCCCACCTGCCCAAGGGCGCGGCGAGGAACCAGGTCGCGGCCGAGGCCGTGGTGCGCGGTGATGTGATCGCTTCGGACTCTGCGGAACTCGAGCTTCCGGGCGCTCTCCAAGGCTGGGAACCCGACTACGACCTGGCCGAATACAAGCCCGACTCGATCCACGCGCCGTCGACAGCGCTACCCGTGCGCAGGCCGATCGACGAGGTTGCCCCGGGGCGCCTGAGAACCGACGATGTCGCCGAGCAAGGCCTGCGCGACCTGGTAACTCCGTGGTTGTCCAGTTCGGAAGGAAGCTGCGTAACGGTCTCGGTGGTCGGATCGGCGCACCAGGCCATTGCGGCGTTGCGCCGCGGCCCGATCTCTGCCGCCGAACTCGAGCCCGCGCAGGCTCTGAGACTCATGGCCTGGACCGCGGCGTCCGGAGGTGCACAGGGCCGCCGACGCGGCGCAGCCGCAGGCAGGGCCATCGCGTGGCACGCCGTAGCGGCCCTCGCCGGTGATCCGGCCTGGCCGCCCCACCCAGACGACATCGGCGAGTGGCTCGAAGAGCTCAGGTGGTGGGCTTGGGACACACACGACGAGCACCGAGGCTGGCGGCTTCGCCTGGCCGTCGAGGACCCCCAGCACGGGGTGTCGTGGGCCATAGACGCCCACGACCACGAACGGGCCGCCCCGCAGGGCGACCCGTCGATGGATTCGTGATCCGGCTGAGCCGGAAATCGTTGTTCAGCCCTTGAGGGCTGCGATGAGGGCCGGCATCACCTTGTTGACGTCACCGACGATTCCGAGGTCGGCGATTCCGAAGATCGGAGCCTCCTCGTCCTTGTTGATGGCGATGATGTTCTTCGAGCCCTTCATACCGACCAGGTGCTGGGTGGCACCGGAGATGCCACAAGCGATGTAGACGTCGGGCTTGACGACCTTGCCTGTCTGGCCCACCTGGTAGGCGTAGGGAACCCAGCCGGCGTCGACGATGGCACGAGAAGCGCCAGGCGCGGCGTTGAGGAGCTTGGCCAGCTCTTCGACCAGGGCGTAGTTGTCGACGCTGCCCATGCCGCGGCCGCCGGCGACGACGATGGGAGCGGCATCGAGCTGTGGACCCGACCGCTCTTCGACGTGGCGGGCCACGATCTTGGCCTGTCCCTGATCTGGGACGTCGATCGACACGACCTCGGCCGGGCCGCCACCCGCCTCGGAAGGCTCGAAGGACTTGGGCCGGAACAGCGCCAGCTTGACGCCGTCGTTGCGGAAAGCCGTCGACAAGGTCTTGGTGCCGCCGAAGATGGGCTCGTCGCACACCAGGGTGTCGCCTTCGACCTTGGCGTTGACGTTGTTGGTCACAACCGGCTGGTCGAGCATGACCGACAAACGCGACGCAACGTCGCGGCCTTCGTAGGTCTGACCGAAGAAGATGGCGTCGGGGCTGGTGCCACCGCCGATGAGCCCGGCCAGGGCCGAGGCAACCGGAATGCCCGGAAGGGCATCGCCGAGGTCGCCGGTCGCGTAGACCTTGGAGGCCCCGTAGGCGCCCAGAGCACCGGCCAGCGATGCTCCGTCGCCGCCGACCACGGCGCAGACCTCTGATGCGAGCTCACGGGCCTTGGTGAGCATCTCGAGAGTGAGAGCAGATGGAGCGTCGCCGCCCTCTGCGTAGACCCAGATGGTGTTGATTGACACTTGTTCGCTCCTCAGATGACCTTGAGCTCGGTCAAGTACTGGACGATGCGCTGGAAGCCTTCGCCCTCGTCGACCACGATCTCGCCGGCCTCACGTTCTTCGGCGTCTACGACCGCAACCGTCTCTTGACGGCTGCCGGTGGTTCCGACCGCGCCGGCATCGATGCCCAGATCGCCGATGCCGAGTTGTTCGACCGGCTTCTTCTTGGCAGCCATGATGCCCTTGAACGACGGATAGCGGGGTTCGACAACACCACCGGTGACCGAGACCAGGGCCGGCATCGGGCAGGTGACCTCGTCGTAGCCGTCGTCGGTCTGGCGCTCGATCGACAACGAACCGTCGCCGATCTCGATCTTCTTGGCGAACGTGACCGAGGGGATACCCAGGACCGCAGCGATCTGCTCGGGAACGGTTCCGGTGTAGCCGTCGGACGACTCGACACCCGCCAGCACCAAGTCGGCGCCCAGGCGACCGATGGCCGCGCCGAGCACCTTGGCGGTGCCCAGTGCGTCGGTACCGGCCAGTGCGTCGTCGGAGACGAGCACAGCGTCGTCGGCGCCCATGGCAAGAGCGGTTCGAAGACCCGAGACCTCACCGCGGGGAGCCATCGACACCAGGGTGACCGAACCGCCTCCGGCTGCTTCGACCAACTGAAGGGCGAGTTCGACACCGTAGGAGTCGGACTCGTCGAGAATCAGCTTGTCATCGCGCTTGAGGGTGTTGGTCGATGGGTCGAGCTCGCCCGGAACCGCTGGATCCGGAATTTGCTTCACACATACTGCGACCTTCATAGGTCTCAGAGTCTGGCCCCTCCGGGGGCCGTGGGCAAGTTGTCAGGCATGTGAAATCCCCCACTCACGAAACTGCGCCCAGATCTTGCTGACGACGACACACGACCTAGCCGCGCGGCGCGACACTTGAGCTGTGAGGATCACCCTTCTAGTCAACGGCGCGGCCAGCTCGGTGACCGCCCGAACCCGGGTACTGATCCGCAAGGCGCTGTCTCGCGAACACGAGGTAACCGTTGCCACAACGGCCAGAAGAGGCCACGCGAGCAGGTTGGCCAGGGGGGCGGCATCGACGGGCACCGACGTCGTGGTGTGCCTGGGTGGCGACGGAACCTTGAACGAAACCGCCAACGGCCTGGCGGGTACCACGTGCGCATTGGCCGCCCTGCCTGGGGGCAGCACCAACGTGTTCGCCAGAACGCTGCACACGCCCGACGACCCGCTGGAAGCCACCGAAGCTGTTCTCGAGGCCATCGAGGCCGGGTCTATCCGCCGCATCGGCCTGCCGACGGTGAACGGCCGCTACTTCTTGTTCCATGCAGGCCTCGGCTTCGACGCCGCCGTGGTCGAGCAGGTGGAGAAGAGGGCGAGCCTCAAACGTTACGCGGGCCACCCATTGTTCATCTGGGCCGGGTTTTCGACCTGGATGCGCCACTACGACCGATCCAGGCCGCGCATGGCGTTCACCTACGGCGACCAGACATCTGTTGACGACATCTACCTCGGCATCGTTCTGAACACCGACCCCTACACCTACCTGGGCAGCCGACCGCTGTCGATCGACCCCAGCGCCGACATCGACAGCGCCCTTTCGACGGTCGGGGTCAGGAGCATGGGGTTTATGCCGATGATGCGCCTGGTGGGCAACCTGGTCAGGGGCGGGCGGATCATCGACGACCCCATCGTCGAGAATCGAAGTGGCGTGACAGACCTGACCGTCACCGGGCACGGGCCGTTTCCGTACCAGGTCGACGGCGACCATTTGGGCGACGCCGAGGTTCTCCAGTTCCAATGGCGCCCCGACGTGCTCAGCCTGGTTCTTCCCACGAGCTGACTCGGCTGTGGGCGTCGATGGTTGGCTTCAGGATCTGCCGAGCGTTGCCAGAGCAACGTCGGGGACGTTGGTGACGATTCCGTCGACACCCCACCGGGCGAGCTCAGCGATGCGCTCGGGCTCGTCAACGGTCCAGACGTTGACCTTCAGCCCCACTGCATGCGCCGCGGCAACGAATCGTTCGTCGACCTTGCGATCCCATGGATGGACCGCAACATGTCCTGCATCGACGCAAGCCGACAGCGACCGCTCCGGATCGTCGTCATAGGTCAACAAGGCGGTGTCGACACCGGGGTCGAGCCGGCGCACCTGGGTGATGGTGCCCGGGTCGAAGGACGAGACGAGAACACGGTCGCGCCGTGAACGTGCGGCCAGCAGGTCGACCACCAGGCCCGCCAGCCGACGGTCGGGATCGAAGTCTGGGTCGGAGGCGATGTTCTTGATCTCGATGTTCACCAGAACACCCGCACACGCGTCCAGGGCCGCCTCCAGCAGCGGAATGTGGCCCGCGAGTTCGGCCACGGTCGACTGGACCACCAGCCGTTGACCCTCTGGCGTCTCGAACCCCGCGTCGTGGTGCACCGCCATTTGAGAGTCGGCGGTGAGGCGAACGTCGAGCTCTATCGCATCGGCTTTCATGAGCACCGCCGTCGAAAACGCCTGCAGTGTGTTCTCACGCTCGGCGCGCGAAGCACCACGATGTGCAATCACTAGGGGACCTGACATTCCCACATCATGGCGCGGGAGACGAATTTCATTCCATATTCGAAATATCTTTCTTGAAACCCTTGTTACGCGTGTCTGACGGTGGCTAACCTGCACACGGCGTGCAGGAACTTCGTGACCGGATCTCCTCGTCCGGCGGCTCCTCACCACGGGGGCACCGCCTCGGCGGTGCAAGGGAGGCAAGATGGTGCTCAAGGCGAGCATGCTGCTCGACAGCAAGCTCTGGTGGGACCAGGCTGCGTGTCGCAACACCGACCCAGCCCTGTTCTTTCCGGTCGGCACGACCGGCCTAGCGCTCGACCAGATCGCTGCGGCCAAGAAGGTCTGCGGCGAGTGTGACGCACGAGAGTTGTGCCTCGAGTTCGCCTTGAAGACCAACCAGGATGCTGGTGTCTGGGGCGGAACCTCCGAGGAAGAGCGACGCGAGATTCGCCGGGCACGCCGGCGCGCCGCACGCGCCAGCTGAGCCTGCGCACCGGGCAGCACGTAGTGTTTGCCCATGGCGACCTCGAACAACTTCAGCAAGGGCCTCCACGACATCGGTGATGGCTGC encodes the following:
- a CDS encoding AMP-binding protein; translation: MTIDENLYRVLAHVDHQREFIITGDQTLTYGKVFEMAARFAASMVGLGVGPGDRVVVQVSKSVDALALYLGCLQLGAVQVPLNTAYTAAEVGYFVDDSEPSLVVLDPGSPQPTADHACAMVDLGELARLADQAQASEQVTSRGGRDLAMMLYTSGTTGRSKGAMLSHAALIANGRGLNQIWGFRPDDTLVHILPIFHVHGLFVALHSAMLSGARVEYFDRFDVDQTIDALARSTVMMGVPTHYTRLMASPRLDPDACSSMRLFTSGSAPMTAQVHEEFTARTRHQIVERYGMTECGIITSNPLDGNRVPGTVGFALPHTEIRVTRDGEVVEAGEAGIVEVRGPGLFDGYWRLPDKTAEEMRPGGWFVTGDVGHTSADGRLTLEGRAGDMIISGGYNIYPKEIELVLDEVPGIAESAVIGVPHPDFGEAVVAVVAGAWDEASVRPALDQHLARFKHPRHHIQLENLPRNAMGKVQKAALREQYRHLFSD
- a CDS encoding uracil-DNA glycosylase, which gives rise to MERRRQLELLACEIADCRACDRLVDWREQVARDKRAAFRDQQYWGKAVAGFGDPAAKVMVIGLAPAAHGANRTGRVFTGDRSGDFLFASMFRTGFANQPESVGPGDGLELIGAYVTAAVRCAPPANKPTTEERDRCRPFLERELELLEDVEVFVALGQFGYGVASTLLGLRPRPKFGHGVEARLPDGRTIICSFHPSQQNTFTGRLTPDMLDAVFARARELSR
- a CDS encoding MSMEG_4193 family putative phosphomutase; the encoded protein is MPSPKPKPTLVLLVRHGKTPTTGDELPGRTPGLHLAEKGQLQAQAAADRIAELGSKVTAVYASPLERTRETAAPIAKALGLRVRSNKGLIELNVGDWTGRRLKDLAKLPEWKTVQKYPSGFTFPGGESFTAMNARINDTVAGLAAAHAGEAIVCVSHADPIRALVASAMGTHLDLFQRVVVSPCSISALLYTTEGPVVLAVNSISGPLTELAPA
- a CDS encoding DUF3090 family protein, yielding MSESFNMLEVSNLVTGTVGEPGQRIFFLQARDTHNLVSLKLEKGQAHALASGILEILDDRGDTSDPIRPEDLVEPLMAAWTVASLGIGIEEDADRVHVIVEELTDDEDDEPATARFGLTFAQARGFAGHALLLIEHGRDFGRQNGHRPH
- a CDS encoding SCO1664 family protein, giving the protein MSDLTALRALESKLREGEVEVEGRMPWSSNQTFLVRVVDDEHVLPAVYKPAAGERPLWDFPPGLYRREIAAYELAMALGWPIVPPTIEREGPFGKGSVQLLVEADYEQHYFTLVEDTSHHPALKRLCLFDLLANNTDRKSGHCLIDSTGHIWGIDHGLCFAADFKLRTVIWNFEHEPIDEGLMADVVDLTEDFPEQISELLDHDEVAALLRRANRVVEHGLFPDDPTGRRWPWPLV
- a CDS encoding electron transfer flavoprotein subunit alpha/FixB family protein, translated to MSINTIWVYAEGGDAPSALTLEMLTKARELASEVCAVVGGDGASLAGALGAYGASKVYATGDLGDALPGIPVASALAGLIGGGTSPDAIFFGQTYEGRDVASRLSVMLDQPVVTNNVNAKVEGDTLVCDEPIFGGTKTLSTAFRNDGVKLALFRPKSFEPSEAGGGPAEVVSIDVPDQGQAKIVARHVEERSGPQLDAAPIVVAGGRGMGSVDNYALVEELAKLLNAAPGASRAIVDAGWVPYAYQVGQTGKVVKPDVYIACGISGATQHLVGMKGSKNIIAINKDEEAPIFGIADLGIVGDVNKVMPALIAALKG
- a CDS encoding electron transfer flavoprotein subunit beta/FixA family protein, with translation MKQIPDPAVPGELDPSTNTLKRDDKLILDESDSYGVELALQLVEAAGGGSVTLVSMAPRGEVSGLRTALAMGADDAVLVSDDALAGTDALGTAKVLGAAIGRLGADLVLAGVESSDGYTGTVPEQIAAVLGIPSVTFAKKIEIGDGSLSIERQTDDGYDEVTCPMPALVSVTGGVVEPRYPSFKGIMAAKKKPVEQLGIGDLGIDAGAVGTTGSRQETVAVVDAEEREAGEIVVDEGEGFQRIVQYLTELKVI
- a CDS encoding diacylglycerol kinase family protein is translated as MRITLLVNGAASSVTARTRVLIRKALSREHEVTVATTARRGHASRLARGAASTGTDVVVCLGGDGTLNETANGLAGTTCALAALPGGSTNVFARTLHTPDDPLEATEAVLEAIEAGSIRRIGLPTVNGRYFLFHAGLGFDAAVVEQVEKRASLKRYAGHPLFIWAGFSTWMRHYDRSRPRMAFTYGDQTSVDDIYLGIVLNTDPYTYLGSRPLSIDPSADIDSALSTVGVRSMGFMPMMRLVGNLVRGGRIIDDPIVENRSGVTDLTVTGHGPFPYQVDGDHLGDAEVLQFQWRPDVLSLVLPTS
- a CDS encoding glycerophosphodiester phosphodiesterase translates to MSGPLVIAHRGASRAERENTLQAFSTAVLMKADAIELDVRLTADSQMAVHHDAGFETPEGQRLVVQSTVAELAGHIPLLEAALDACAGVLVNIEIKNIASDPDFDPDRRLAGLVVDLLAARSRRDRVLVSSFDPGTITQVRRLDPGVDTALLTYDDDPERSLSACVDAGHVAVHPWDRKVDERFVAAAHAVGLKVNVWTVDEPERIAELARWGVDGIVTNVPDVALATLGRS
- a CDS encoding WhiB family transcriptional regulator; translation: MVLKASMLLDSKLWWDQAACRNTDPALFFPVGTTGLALDQIAAAKKVCGECDARELCLEFALKTNQDAGVWGGTSEEERREIRRARRRAARAS